A window of the Parabacteroides merdae ATCC 43184 genome harbors these coding sequences:
- a CDS encoding GH92 family glycosyl hydrolase: protein MQKLMKSLIVAFAYMSMPIMAQKTDLVNPIIGTNGMGHTFPGACAPFGIVQVSPDTDTIPHNIDGVYQPRAYEYCAGYQHKDSSIVGFSHTHFSGTGHSDLGDILLMPFTGKLQINPGTADNPDSGYRSRFSHDTEISRPGYYEVLLTDDQIKVQLTATERTGIHKYTYPADQKKQLILDLNHGIYNYDGKVLWANLRVENDTLVTGYRITNGWSRVNYTYFAISFSQPVTRYGYTDREKVNYPGGFRRFNTAENFPEIGGRKVVSYFEFKEGSAPLEIKVALSAVGTDGAVKNLQAEATGKSFDTIRQETNGKWENALSVIDAEGSNDQLSMLYTSLYHTMINPSVYMDVDGKYRGIDHNIHQAEGFTNYTVFSVWDTYRALHPLFNIIKRDVSTNLVKSMLAHYSQSVHHLLPVWSHMGNENWCMIGYHSVSVLADAITKGLPIDKQEAVKAMVSSSNVPYYDHTDEYKQLGYVPFDQSPTSASITLENAYEDWTVYHTALLLGDKQIADTYKKRALYYRNVFKPGLGFACPRYKDGSWKEEIDLLSTHGQGFIEGNAWNYSFYVPQAPSDLIRLMGGNRSFINKLDSLFTMHLPDEFFAQTEDVTREGLLGTYVHGNEPSHHIPYLYSWTTEPWKTQYWIREIMNRMYRNNIDGLCGNDDCGQMSAWYIFSAMGFYPVCPGTDQYVIGAPYLPYMQVNLENGKTFTVRADKVSDKNRYIKSVTLNGQPYKKAYITHQDIMNGGELVFQMTSSPNKRRQFTAEEKPYSLVE from the coding sequence ATGCAAAAACTAATGAAATCACTGATCGTCGCCTTTGCCTACATGAGCATGCCGATTATGGCACAAAAGACCGATCTGGTAAACCCGATCATCGGAACAAACGGGATGGGACATACATTTCCCGGCGCCTGCGCTCCGTTTGGTATCGTACAAGTAAGTCCTGATACCGATACCATTCCTCATAACATCGACGGTGTCTATCAGCCTCGCGCGTATGAATACTGTGCCGGCTACCAACATAAAGACAGTTCCATCGTCGGCTTCAGCCATACCCATTTCAGCGGAACGGGGCATTCCGACCTCGGTGATATTCTGCTGATGCCCTTCACCGGAAAATTGCAGATCAACCCTGGTACGGCTGATAATCCGGACAGCGGCTATCGTTCCCGATTCAGCCACGACACCGAAATATCCCGTCCAGGCTACTACGAAGTGTTGCTGACCGACGATCAGATCAAAGTGCAACTGACAGCAACCGAACGGACCGGTATTCATAAATACACCTATCCGGCCGATCAGAAGAAACAGCTGATACTCGACCTCAACCACGGTATCTACAATTACGATGGCAAGGTGTTATGGGCAAACCTCCGGGTCGAAAACGACACTTTGGTTACGGGCTACCGCATTACCAACGGATGGAGTCGCGTAAACTATACCTATTTTGCCATCTCGTTCTCCCAGCCGGTCACCCGTTACGGATATACAGACCGGGAAAAAGTCAACTATCCGGGTGGTTTCCGGCGTTTCAATACAGCAGAGAACTTCCCGGAGATCGGAGGACGTAAAGTTGTTTCCTATTTCGAGTTCAAAGAAGGAAGCGCTCCGCTCGAAATCAAAGTGGCTCTTTCGGCTGTCGGAACAGACGGAGCCGTAAAGAACCTGCAAGCAGAGGCTACCGGTAAATCGTTTGACACGATCCGCCAGGAAACGAATGGGAAATGGGAGAACGCACTATCCGTCATCGATGCAGAGGGCAGTAACGACCAGCTATCCATGCTTTACACATCTTTGTACCATACGATGATCAACCCGTCCGTTTATATGGATGTAGACGGGAAATACCGAGGGATCGACCACAACATCCACCAGGCCGAGGGCTTTACAAACTATACCGTATTTTCAGTCTGGGATACGTACCGGGCTTTACATCCGCTGTTCAACATCATCAAACGGGATGTCAGTACGAATCTTGTAAAGTCGATGCTCGCCCATTACAGCCAAAGCGTGCATCATCTGCTGCCGGTCTGGTCGCATATGGGTAACGAAAACTGGTGCATGATCGGCTATCACTCGGTTTCCGTCCTGGCCGATGCCATCACCAAAGGCTTGCCAATCGACAAGCAGGAAGCAGTCAAAGCGATGGTCAGCAGTTCAAACGTGCCTTATTATGATCATACGGATGAGTATAAACAATTAGGATATGTCCCTTTCGACCAATCCCCCACTTCCGCCTCCATCACGTTGGAGAATGCCTATGAAGACTGGACGGTCTATCACACCGCCCTTTTGCTGGGAGACAAACAGATTGCCGATACTTACAAGAAACGTGCCCTCTACTACCGGAACGTGTTCAAACCCGGTCTCGGTTTTGCCTGTCCGCGTTACAAAGACGGTAGCTGGAAAGAGGAGATCGATCTGCTCAGCACACACGGACAAGGTTTTATCGAGGGAAATGCCTGGAACTACTCTTTCTATGTTCCGCAGGCTCCGTCCGATCTGATTCGCCTGATGGGTGGAAACCGCAGTTTTATCAACAAGCTGGACTCCTTGTTTACCATGCATCTGCCGGATGAATTCTTCGCCCAGACCGAAGATGTGACACGAGAAGGCCTGCTCGGCACTTATGTCCACGGTAACGAACCGAGCCACCATATCCCTTATTTATATAGCTGGACTACCGAACCGTGGAAAACGCAATACTGGATTCGTGAAATCATGAACCGTATGTACCGCAACAATATCGACGGTTTATGCGGCAACGACGACTGCGGCCAGATGTCCGCCTGGTACATCTTCTCAGCCATGGGCTTTTATCCGGTATGCCCAGGAACCGATCAGTATGTGATCGGAGCTCCTTACCTGCCCTATATGCAGGTAAACCTGGAAAACGGAAAAACATTTACAGTCAGAGCGGACAAGGTCAGTGACAAGAACCGCTACATCAAATCTGTCACCCTAAACGGTCAACCTTACAAAAAGGCATACATCACCCATCAGGACATCATGAACGGAGGGGAACTCGTCTTCCAAATGACTTCAAGCCCCAATAAGAGAAGGCAGTTCACAGCAGAGGAAAAGCCGTACTCATTAGTCGAATAA
- a CDS encoding glycoside hydrolase family 10 protein: MKSLIINYLSILLCAQAFFACAPDVKKTPERTFRIIHNNDGSDLLGNRWFKYRPLTLADLDSCVDMVANSQVTTYMMCSGSDFFYVRSKYGHVMGDDLNGTLDCGCDTAQYNSFRKYYRNHLNLEKEGTDLVAYTLKRAKEKGMEAFITYRMNDLHFNDTTTHCPIWYTDFWIQHPEYWLNDTTQGYNSGGAFDFAIKEVRDRKLAIISEQLENYADIIDGYDLDFMRFIVYFKSGTGPQNAPLMTQLVKDIRQKVDEISAKQGRKILLSARVAPTVEQNMMKGLDIREWLRLGLLDFISTGVHWRGDPAMPVAKFREEMGKELNIPFYSSIDDGGYRPREFWSHGMHRGMCSHILSQGADGIYLFNYYFGTLNTEHDGKLYLEDGGQVCRVMMPELLQELGSLETLKDRNKIYALSDGVVQYNIKPDSPLPLKIGKGEEKEVNLYIGDSVEEGYPEEAILFIRTSRPASCRLTVNGKAVEKEMPAYTHLYDRERGLEKEEKEYAFILPDEVLKQGYNRIGFQSEDNDTFTVKRVEIALKYGDVETHGYF; this comes from the coding sequence ATGAAATCACTTATAATTAACTATCTCTCGATTCTTTTATGTGCACAGGCTTTCTTTGCCTGTGCACCCGATGTAAAAAAGACTCCCGAACGGACATTCCGGATCATTCATAACAACGACGGTTCCGACCTGTTAGGAAACCGCTGGTTCAAGTATCGTCCGCTTACGCTTGCCGACTTGGACTCCTGCGTCGATATGGTGGCGAACTCACAGGTCACGACCTATATGATGTGTTCCGGCAGCGATTTCTTCTATGTTCGTTCCAAATACGGCCATGTGATGGGAGACGATCTGAACGGAACGTTGGATTGCGGTTGCGACACAGCTCAATACAACTCTTTCCGAAAATACTACCGGAACCATCTGAACCTGGAAAAAGAGGGGACGGACTTGGTCGCTTATACCTTAAAAAGGGCAAAGGAGAAGGGGATGGAAGCCTTCATCACTTACCGGATGAACGACTTGCATTTCAATGATACGACTACCCATTGTCCGATCTGGTACACCGATTTCTGGATTCAGCATCCGGAATACTGGCTGAACGACACGACACAAGGTTATAACAGCGGCGGGGCTTTTGACTTTGCCATAAAGGAAGTGCGCGACCGCAAATTGGCGATTATTTCCGAGCAATTGGAAAATTACGCCGACATAATCGACGGATACGATCTCGACTTCATGCGCTTTATCGTTTACTTCAAGTCTGGCACAGGGCCGCAGAACGCACCGCTGATGACACAGTTGGTGAAAGACATCCGTCAGAAAGTAGATGAAATTTCAGCCAAACAAGGCAGAAAGATCCTACTCTCCGCACGTGTGGCACCGACGGTCGAGCAAAACATGATGAAAGGACTGGATATACGCGAATGGCTACGCCTCGGATTGCTGGACTTTATCAGTACAGGTGTCCATTGGAGAGGCGATCCCGCCATGCCGGTAGCCAAGTTCAGGGAAGAAATGGGGAAAGAGCTCAACATTCCGTTCTACAGTTCGATCGACGACGGAGGCTACCGCCCGCGGGAATTCTGGTCACACGGCATGCACAGGGGGATGTGTTCCCATATCCTCTCACAGGGGGCAGACGGGATCTACCTGTTCAATTATTATTTCGGCACGCTCAATACCGAACATGACGGGAAACTGTATCTGGAAGACGGCGGCCAGGTTTGCCGGGTCATGATGCCGGAACTGCTTCAGGAATTAGGATCGTTGGAAACTTTAAAAGACAGGAATAAGATATATGCACTGTCTGACGGGGTTGTCCAGTATAATATAAAGCCGGACTCTCCACTCCCGCTAAAAATAGGCAAGGGAGAAGAGAAAGAAGTCAATCTTTATATCGGCGATTCGGTAGAGGAAGGATATCCGGAAGAAGCAATCCTATTCATCCGCACCAGTCGGCCGGCATCCTGCCGGTTGACAGTAAACGGAAAAGCCGTTGAGAAAGAAATGCCGGCCTACACCCACCTATACGATAGGGAACGAGGGCTGGAAAAAGAAGAAAAGGAATATGCCTTTATCCTACCCGACGAAGTTCTCAAACAGGGATACAACCGCATCGGGTTCCAGTCCGAAGATAACGATACATTCACTGTCAAACGGGTAGAGATAGCCCTCAAATATGGAGATGTGGAAACGCACGGGTATTTCTAA
- a CDS encoding glycosyl hydrolase: protein MQRRSFIKQSVLWTAGCAVGSRMSLWGTVSAADEVKGTVLRSGELYKLFRDPQSIYRPFVRWWWNGDKVEADELKRELHILKEAGIGGVEINPVKFPGNDTDDLGKKSLPWLSDEWIDMLKVAFDEAKSLDMTCDLIVGSGWPFGAEFLKGDERADVVVNYSEKLSGPIDYEVSRDGLFCAADPAISSPFLGKKMELVSLQLVPEPFGSLDQAIDLMDKEVDGTFKFKVPDGKYVLFALVKIRGFLEVINGAPGATGPVLNHFNKLAVQKYLNNMSDKIQNRLGPLSGNIRSLFTDSMELEGSNWSYDMAEEFKKRRGYDVQPYLPFILFKMGSMGNVLTYEPKVRFTPELDDTIQRVRYDFEYTKAELLRERFTQTYLDWCKGLNVKSRAQAYGRGFFPLESSLDYDIPECESWTMTWLRHRLGEEMSEEDYRRGRAYTMVNKYVSSAAHLRGKRLVSCEEMTNTYTVFNMTLELLKIGGDQTAISGVTHSIFHGFNYSPKEAPFPGWIRYGAYYNENNNWWPYFKYYTAYKGRMASALQHGTMYADIAILHPIADMWSTLGMQNEPFPATTNVKYKTLVWEAIHKNGSGCDYVSESIIRDAEMKGGYLCYGPRKYKTLFLIEVESMEPATARKLYDFVASGGRIFCIEAYPHKSVGLKEHDKHDKEVQEWVEKMKQMDGRFILLHKPEKDFVGWYQGVQKDYGLTPYMTIEKPDPYLMQNRYQGDNKEEMFFFSYAHRYNSHQTRISFCNEVVKGRQGWVWDLETGERYRLPLDAANSFLFDFGPADSLLIVFDKQKRGNDYKPLPVSGEDLKDLSSDWDVEFRHSRENTVQNTHFDKLKDLKDTDYVNFCGTIVYRKKVNVSSPVGMVLNLGLVHGVSEVFVNGQSCGVKWYGRRIHPVAARLKQGENRIEIHVVTVMGNYLKTLKDNKIAQAWTRRQDVVQPAGLVGPVTAYRIKN, encoded by the coding sequence ATGCAGAGGAGATCTTTTATCAAACAGAGTGTTTTATGGACAGCCGGTTGTGCCGTCGGTAGCCGTATGTCGCTATGGGGTACGGTTAGTGCAGCCGATGAGGTGAAGGGGACGGTTTTGCGTTCCGGTGAGCTATATAAATTGTTTCGTGATCCACAATCCATTTACCGCCCGTTTGTCCGTTGGTGGTGGAACGGAGATAAAGTAGAAGCGGATGAATTGAAACGTGAACTGCATATATTGAAGGAGGCGGGTATCGGAGGAGTGGAGATCAATCCGGTTAAATTTCCCGGCAATGACACGGACGATTTGGGAAAGAAGTCGTTACCTTGGCTGAGCGACGAATGGATTGACATGTTGAAGGTGGCTTTTGACGAGGCGAAGTCGCTTGATATGACCTGCGATCTGATTGTCGGTTCCGGCTGGCCGTTCGGGGCGGAGTTCTTGAAGGGAGATGAACGGGCGGATGTTGTAGTGAACTATTCCGAAAAGCTGAGTGGTCCGATCGACTATGAAGTCTCTCGCGACGGTCTGTTCTGTGCGGCCGATCCTGCTATCAGTTCTCCTTTTCTTGGAAAGAAGATGGAGCTGGTTTCCCTGCAGCTGGTTCCTGAGCCGTTTGGCAGTCTTGACCAGGCTATCGATCTGATGGATAAGGAGGTCGATGGAACGTTTAAGTTCAAAGTGCCTGATGGGAAATATGTCTTGTTTGCCTTGGTCAAGATACGCGGTTTCCTCGAAGTGATCAATGGTGCTCCCGGTGCTACGGGACCGGTGTTGAACCATTTCAACAAGCTGGCCGTGCAGAAGTATTTGAATAATATGTCGGATAAGATTCAGAACCGTTTGGGTCCGTTGTCCGGCAATATCCGTTCCTTGTTTACCGACAGTATGGAACTGGAAGGATCGAACTGGTCGTATGATATGGCGGAAGAATTCAAGAAACGCCGGGGATATGACGTGCAACCCTATCTGCCCTTCATCCTATTTAAGATGGGCAGCATGGGGAATGTGTTGACCTATGAGCCGAAGGTCCGGTTCACTCCCGAACTGGACGATACGATCCAGCGTGTACGCTATGACTTCGAATATACGAAAGCCGAACTGCTGCGCGAGCGTTTTACACAGACTTACCTGGACTGGTGTAAGGGGTTGAATGTGAAATCGCGTGCACAAGCCTACGGGCGTGGTTTCTTCCCGCTCGAAAGCAGTCTGGATTATGATATTCCCGAATGTGAATCCTGGACGATGACCTGGTTGAGGCATCGTCTGGGCGAGGAGATGTCGGAAGAGGATTATCGTCGGGGGCGTGCCTATACGATGGTTAATAAATATGTGTCTTCTGCTGCCCACTTACGTGGAAAGCGCTTGGTGAGTTGTGAGGAGATGACCAATACTTATACCGTGTTCAATATGACATTGGAGTTGTTGAAGATTGGAGGTGACCAGACGGCTATCTCCGGTGTGACGCATTCTATCTTCCACGGTTTCAACTATTCTCCTAAAGAAGCTCCGTTCCCCGGATGGATTCGTTACGGGGCTTATTATAACGAAAATAACAACTGGTGGCCGTATTTCAAATATTATACCGCTTATAAAGGCCGTATGGCTTCCGCTCTGCAACATGGAACCATGTATGCGGATATCGCGATCCTGCATCCGATAGCCGATATGTGGAGCACGTTGGGAATGCAGAACGAACCGTTCCCAGCTACTACCAATGTGAAATATAAGACATTGGTATGGGAGGCGATCCATAAGAACGGCAGCGGTTGCGACTATGTTTCCGAATCGATCATCCGGGATGCCGAGATGAAAGGTGGTTACCTGTGTTATGGTCCCCGCAAATATAAAACGCTTTTCCTGATCGAGGTGGAGAGTATGGAACCGGCAACCGCGCGTAAATTGTATGATTTTGTGGCTTCAGGCGGGCGTATTTTCTGCATCGAGGCTTATCCGCATAAATCGGTCGGTCTGAAAGAGCATGACAAGCATGATAAGGAAGTGCAGGAATGGGTGGAAAAGATGAAGCAGATGGACGGGCGTTTCATACTGCTCCATAAACCGGAAAAAGACTTTGTCGGTTGGTATCAGGGTGTGCAGAAAGACTATGGATTGACACCGTATATGACGATTGAAAAACCTGATCCTTATCTGATGCAGAACCGTTATCAGGGTGATAACAAAGAAGAGATGTTCTTTTTCAGTTATGCACACCGCTATAATTCGCATCAGACCCGTATTTCCTTCTGCAACGAGGTTGTAAAAGGACGTCAGGGTTGGGTGTGGGATCTGGAAACGGGTGAACGATACCGGTTGCCGCTGGATGCAGCCAACAGTTTCCTGTTCGACTTCGGTCCGGCTGACTCTCTCCTGATTGTGTTCGATAAGCAAAAGAGAGGAAATGATTACAAGCCGCTTCCGGTTTCCGGTGAGGATTTGAAAGATCTTTCGTCTGATTGGGATGTGGAGTTCCGTCATAGCCGTGAGAATACGGTGCAGAATACTCATTTCGACAAACTGAAGGATTTAAAGGATACGGACTATGTGAATTTCTGCGGAACGATTGTTTATAGAAAGAAAGTCAACGTCTCTTCGCCTGTCGGGATGGTTCTTAACCTTGGGTTGGTACATGGTGTATCGGAAGTATTCGTGAACGGGCAGAGTTGTGGTGTCAAATGGTATGGCCGCCGTATCCATCCGGTTGCAGCCCGGTTGAAACAGGGAGAAAACAGGATTGAGATACACGTCGTGACGGTAATGGGTAATTATTTGAAGACACTGAAGGATAATAAGATCGCTCAGGCGTGGACCCGGAGGCAGGATGTTGTGCAGCCGGCGGGATTGGTAGGACCGGTAACCGCTTATAGAATTAAAAATTAA
- a CDS encoding glycoside hydrolase family 28 protein: MNVIRKIMILCLLAGMLMPVWAKDYQMTMFGIKSDGTTMNTRSIQKAIDFISENGGGRLVFTVGRYLTGSIHLKSNVTIHLGEGAVLVGSTNPYDYDMELNAWYGLILANKQDNIGITGKGVIDGRGRELANNFINQVYSGVIKDKLQLGRVANRPKLVYFRECKNVEIKGVTMMNPAFWTQTYDQCENLLIDGITVHSRAYWNNDGMDIVDCNGALIQNCYVDATDDAICLKSHSADAVCQNIEVRNNTACSSASGIKFGTASTGGFKNIKIINNTIFDTFRSAITIQAVDGGLVENIVVDSLRSINTGNPIYLVVGERREGRRSRMDNVHISNVYAEVPATKPDAGYDYEGPTEDNPRNVSPSGIVGLQDNKITNVSIENVEIVYPGGGNPLYAKVGLDELDKVPEMPKAYPEFSQHKELPAWGFYVRHADGVTFKNVKLTALKKDYRPAIVLDDVHNGAFTKIKVVEPSAGKKEKIHAYKSTKIKK, from the coding sequence ATGAATGTGATTAGAAAAATAATGATCCTGTGCTTGTTGGCAGGAATGCTGATGCCGGTGTGGGCAAAAGATTACCAGATGACTATGTTCGGGATCAAGTCGGATGGGACGACCATGAATACCCGTTCCATACAAAAGGCGATCGACTTTATTTCCGAGAATGGGGGAGGACGTCTGGTGTTTACTGTCGGACGTTATTTGACCGGCAGTATTCATCTGAAGTCAAATGTGACGATCCATTTGGGAGAGGGTGCCGTGTTGGTCGGTTCCACCAATCCTTATGATTATGATATGGAACTGAATGCCTGGTACGGCTTGATCTTGGCGAATAAGCAGGATAATATCGGTATCACCGGCAAAGGGGTGATCGACGGTCGTGGACGTGAGCTTGCCAATAACTTCATCAACCAGGTTTATTCAGGGGTGATCAAGGACAAACTGCAGTTGGGACGTGTGGCCAACCGTCCGAAGCTGGTCTATTTCCGCGAATGCAAGAATGTGGAGATAAAAGGTGTGACGATGATGAATCCGGCTTTCTGGACACAGACCTACGATCAGTGCGAGAACCTGTTGATCGATGGTATCACGGTGCATAGCCGTGCTTACTGGAATAACGACGGGATGGATATTGTCGACTGTAACGGCGCATTGATCCAAAACTGTTATGTGGATGCGACAGACGATGCGATCTGCCTGAAATCCCATAGTGCCGATGCTGTTTGCCAGAATATCGAGGTGCGTAATAATACGGCTTGTTCAAGTGCAAGCGGTATCAAGTTCGGTACGGCTTCGACTGGTGGCTTCAAGAACATAAAGATTATCAACAATACTATATTCGACACGTTCCGTTCGGCTATAACGATCCAGGCGGTTGATGGCGGACTGGTTGAGAATATAGTGGTGGACAGCCTTCGTTCCATCAATACCGGAAATCCTATCTATTTGGTCGTGGGAGAACGTCGTGAGGGACGTCGCAGCCGGATGGACAACGTGCATATCTCGAATGTTTATGCCGAAGTCCCGGCAACGAAACCGGATGCAGGATATGACTACGAAGGGCCGACGGAAGATAATCCGCGTAATGTCTCGCCTTCCGGCATTGTCGGCTTGCAAGATAACAAGATTACGAATGTCTCTATCGAGAATGTCGAGATCGTCTATCCGGGCGGTGGTAACCCGTTGTATGCTAAAGTTGGGCTGGACGAACTGGATAAAGTTCCGGAAATGCCGAAAGCTTATCCTGAATTCTCTCAGCATAAGGAGTTGCCTGCCTGGGGATTTTATGTCCGCCATGCCGATGGGGTCACTTTCAAGAATGTGAAGCTGACTGCTTTGAAGAAAGACTATCGTCCGGCTATCGTCTTGGACGATGTGCACAACGGGGCATTTACAAAGATCAAAGTGGTTGAACCGTCTGCCGGAAAGAAGGAAAAGATACACGCTTACAAGTCTACGAAGATAAAAAAATAG